AGGGCCAGTCCACCTGCAGAGCAAGCCTCTATCCTGGTGAAAGCACAGCAGTGCCAGTTCCATGCCGGCAGCTGTCTCATATCATCCACTCCACCTGGAAGCTGGTAGATCCCCTGCAACACCGGGGCAGGTGGGCACTTAGTGGATGGGCCTTGGTGAGTGGAGCTCCTGTGCTGAGCCTATGTGTGACCTCCATCCCTGCTACCTCAGTCCCTGTCTTCACCAGCCCGCTGGCAATGAAGGGTGGCTGGGGAAGGAGCCTGACTGATGGCCGAAGAAAGGGCCGTCTTATCTACCTGGTCAGTGAGCTTCTCCTCGGCTGAGGTGGTTGCTCTTTGGCAAATGACACGTGGGCTGCAAGGATCTTCACACTCCGCTCTTTCAGAGGGCTCTACTAACCACACAACACTTCCCCACACCTCCTGTTACCGTTTTCCCAAATGCGttccttccaagtccctgaccatccatcTGGCCGAGCCAGGAGCAACTGATCATGAGTGGGTGGAACCTGTAGCTCTGACCTCTCCTTCCAGGCAAAATGAAAACACCCAGGTACCCTGCCCAGAGTTCTGCCCGCTGGGAGCCCTTCCCTTCACTACCATTGCTCAGAGGGGCTGAGCTCCATGGTCATCTGTGTGTATCATGCAGAAGCATCTGTAAGCTGGGACCAGACTTGTTCTTCCACAATGATCAGGCTGCAGGGAACTTCCTATGAAGCCACAGGTGCTGGCTGAGAAAGTGACTGCAGAATGGCAGGAGTAGGGACCACAGGTGTTGGAGCCATTTTTACATGTAACTTGCTTGTGCCTTCAGGGCCTGCCTGAGCCACCCGGGTTGTATATGCTGCTTCCACTTGAAGACAGAACATAGCTATGCAAGCCCGACTCTATGGCTTGCTGGGTTCAGCAACATCCCACTCATGATGTATAGTTCCAATCACATGGTGACTTAGTGGCCTGTCCAGTCTCTCTGGAGGACTAGATGCAATCCACAGAGTTATCCACAGATGATGGCAGAGCTTGACTGGAGCCTATCATGGCCCCTACACAGCATCCTTATCTGCCACAGACACCTCAAATGCCATAGGATCTGTTGGTCCCATGGCTCAAGTTGCTCAGCAGCTTTCATGGCCACATGCACTTGCTGCAGAGCCTTCTCTTGTTCTGGGACTCACAGAAAGCAGACAGCATTTTAGGTCATTCCTACATGGGTCGGGATATCACATACGAGCTGCCTCCAAGATCCAAAGACACCCACGAGGCACTGTGCTTCCTCTGAGGTAGAAGGAAGGGTCAGACATAGATCACAGCATGCCCCAGACCACTGGAACCCCAGCAATTTCATCAAAGGGTCAGGGCCCCAATTTGTATGGAATTCATTCCCCACCCTCCCCAGCACACACCATATTATCAAGTTGTCCTTGAGTCACTGCCAGTTCTGCTCACCAGGTTTGCAGACCAGTTCTGCAGCAAGATCAGCTGCCATCGTCAGTGCAACCAGCCAGGGGAAAGGTTGTGGAAGGGAAAGCTGGTCAAGGTAGCTGTTGACTAGATTATGACCTAGAGTTGATGTACCCCAGAGCAGGACAGTGCACGTGTATTCCTGCCCTTGCCAGTTGAAAGCAACTAGCTTCTGGTGGTCTTTACTCAGAGGTATCAAGGAATCAAAAGCATTCACCAGATCATAGCtgataagttggacttcattaaCATATAAAGACTTCTACTTTGCAAAAGACAccgttaaaagaatgaaaagacaagccacagagtgggagaaaatctttgcaaaacacatatctaaTAAAGGACTTGCCTCCAAAATAGtcaaagaactcctaaaactcaacaatgaaaaaacaaacaactgaatgtaaaaataggaaaaattatgAACAGActcctcaccaaagaagatgcaCAGATGGCAAATGAGCCCATGAAAAGAGGTTTCGTATCACATgtcattagagaattgcaaattaaaacaacaatgagatgccTATAAGAAtgaccaaaatccaaaacactgacaccaCTAAATGGTAGCAAGAgaatggagcaacaggaactcatTGACATCACCAAATGGTGGCAAGAgcatggagcaacaggaactctgtcattgctggtggaaatgcaacatgagacagccactttggaaaatagtttggtggtttcttacaaaaccaaacatagtcttaccatatgatccagcaatcatgccCTAGGTGTTTACCCAAATAAGCTGAAAATGTACGTCTACCCAAGGACCTTGACATTAATGTTTgtacagctttatttataattgtcaaaacttggaagcaaccaggAAGTTCTTCAATACGTGAATAGTTAAACAAATTCTAGTATACGCAaggaatggaatattattcagtgataaagaaaaatgaactatcATGGCATGGAAAGATGtgaaggaaccttaaatgcatattgccaagtgaaagaagccaatctgaagaAGTGTACCTACCTTTTCAGGTTGTATAATTTCCCACTATGTGACGttttggaaaaagtaaaactatgcAGACaatgaaaagatcagtggtttccaggagttagtggggagggagggaagaataaATGGAGCACAGACAGATTTTAGGGCAGTAAAATAATTCTGTGTGATACTATAATAGTGGAGACATGCCATTACACATTTGCCCAAACTCATAGAATGTacacaccaagagtgaaccctcatGTAACCTGATCAATGACTAGGTCAACATTGGTTCATCAGTTGCAAAGATGTATCGCACTAATTCCAGATATTAATAATAAGGGAAACTGTGTGTGGGGAGAGGTGCTATATGAGAACTCTCAAATATGCTCAATTTCTCTGTAAACatgaaactgctctaaaaaataagatctatattaaaaattaaatctttcaCCAGATCAATGGTTGTAGACCAGGTGTCCAGGGATGCTTTGATTTGCCCCGGTGATCAGTAGTCATATCTGGAACAGCAGTTGCAATTGGAGTCCTGGTTAAGTTTACCAGAATTCACTGTCCTTCCTTCTCCAGGACCCCGCTGTCTTCCACACAAGCCAATTTAATGAGTGGAATGAGGCTGCCATAGTGGTCGTCACCCTGCATCTTCCAAGTCCTCAATGGCAGCACTGACCTTTGCGGTCCTTCCTGGGCCGCAGGTTGCTTTTAACTGACGATTTTCCTAGGCAGAGTTCACCCCATGGCTTCTacttggcctttcccaccatagcaGCCCCCACCCCTCAGGTCAGGGGACAAATGTGGGGACTCTGCTGGCTGCCACATAAGTCTGTTTACTCACCTGTCTGAGGCTAGGGAAGTGACCTCTGCACCCACCGAGAGTTGGACCTGAGCTAGAGCTCCATGAGTACTCTAGCCTCCACACGCCCCTCCTCTGACTATTAGATCTGATGGGTGTTTGTGTCCCCAGGAGTGGGTGTCAGGGTAGAGTTAGTGTCCAGTAAGTCCCCTGAGTCTGAGGACAGACTAGCCACCCCAGCAAATGGCTGCAGGTCCCTGAGGGGAGACTGGGGGAGAGAAGAATAATGTAAATTTGTGAGAGTATGGCAACGTCCTTCCTCAGGGGCACCCAGTCCTCCTTTACTCGGGCACCAGGTGAGGGAGGCCACCCATTGCTCCAGTTCCTGTGGCACCATGAGCCTCCGGCCAAGGCCACAGGGTTCCATGGATTGGACTGTTCCAATCACTGCCAGAGCCAGTTGCCATCTCAGCCACAAGCCCAGGGCCTCGTGGCCACCCCTGTTGGGCTGTGCCCTGCCCTCCTTAAAGGTTGTGAATGAGCTCCCCACTGGGGCACCCCGACCAGCTCACTCTTCTTTTGTCTGCCCTGGCCCTGATGCTGGGGTTTGAGATATCAGAACTCACTGGAAACCACCCTAAGCAGAGATCACTCTGGCTGACGCCAGGGTGCAGTCACATGTGAGGGACTCTCAGGCTGAGCAGTGTTGGCTGAGCCCCCACTGCACCTTCCCTCCCACTCTGGGGTCCTCAGCCTCCGCCCAAGGCAGGGGGGACACTTCTGGCAACTGGTGACCCAGAGATCATGGGCTGCAGGGATGGCCCTGAGTAGGCCACACAGCCATCCCGAGAGCCATCACTGGGGACACAGGGGGCCCTGCAGCCAGGGTGTCAGTGTGGGGGCAGCCCAGCAGACCCCAAGCCACCCACTGAGGTTGCTTCTCAGGGGAGCACTGGCAGGCTGTCGGCTCCTGCCTGGGCCCCGGCCTCTTGCCCCTGTCCTACCTCCCACCTGCATGGTCTCCAGCATTGCCCAAATTCACCACCTTCACTCCCAAGTCCACGGTGGTGTCTCATCCAGGCGGGTGAACACTCACGTGTTGGGAGGCTGGCAAAGCCTGGCATGGGGGGGCACCATCCATCTCCCTTCTTTGTCTCACTGCCTTTAAACACCCCACATCTATCACCTCTGCCCCCAAGGCTCCCAAGTTCACCCCATGCCAGCCTCAGCCCAACAAGGCCTGTGTTTCTGGCCAGCCCTGCTGGGGTTCTCAGGGCATCTACCCTCTCTGCTCCCCACTGTCTCTAAACATATTTCACACATTGCTGGGGCAATATATGTGACTCACAGCTTCCCAGAGCCATCCCAGAGCTGTTCAGTAGACAtgaggtgaatgaatgaatgaatgaatgaatgaatgaatgggtgagtgTTGGGAGCTGTCTCAGTTAGCTCCAACTGCCATAAGGAAGCACCAAGGGCTGGGCATGTAAACAGCAGGTGcttatttcttgcagttctggagactgaaagtccaacatcaaggtgctGCTGATTCCAGTCTTTGAGagggctttcttcctggcttgcagacggccgccttctctgtgtcttcatACAGCTGTCTTTCAGTACGtgtaaggagagagaaagagagaagagggagctCCTAAATGACtctttgtataagggcactaattctgTGGGACCAGGGACCTTCATGTCCTCATCTGTCCCTAATTACCTCCCAGAGATCCACTTCCTAACACTATCTCATTGGGGGGCAGGGCTTCAACCTATGAATTGTGCAGGAAAACGATTCTGTCCATAGTGAACGCTGACACTGAACCCGCCTCCTAAAGCTTTCTCTCACCAGATTCCTCATTCTGCTTAAAGATCCTCTGCAACCTTGTGCCCCTCCCAAGGGTCCCTGCACCTGTCCAAGAGAGAGGGCAGCCTGGCAACGGGCCTGGGCCCTGACCCTTGAGCATCAGGGTCTGGCCTGAATGGGGATGGGTGTTCACTTCTAGGATCCTGAGAGAGGCAACACTGCAGCTTTAAAGGTGTCAGGAGCTCACTGTCCCCGTTTGTCATGAAACAGTTTCTCCATCAAGGGCTAAATAAAGCACACTGACCACCAGGAATGGGGCTGCAAGCTCTGCCCTGCAGTCTGCCTTGTCTGCACAGGGAGTGTGGGGACCATTAGGAGGAGGGTCCAATGTGCATTTTTCTGCCAGCAGGTCTTCCCCTGCCCCCAGTCCTGCCCAGGCCCGGGGGGTCACTCTGAAGGCATCTGGCTCTTACCCTGGGcatctcctgcctctgccccactCCTCCACCCCCACGGGGTGCCGAGtctcagcccaggctggagtggcccAGGCAGGATAGCAGGCTTGGTGGTGCCCGGCCCCACAAACTAGTGGGTGGCACAGCGTGGATGTGGATGGAGACACCTCCCCTACAGTCTGTCCCTGGCATCTGTGACACATGTGTGGGATCCCTTTAGACTCCCCCGGGAGACAGCTGTGTCTTTGAAGGGGCACCATCCCTGGATTCCCTCTGCCGTCACTGAAGGCAGAGTCTAGGCTCCCAGGGGCGGGGGGAAGCAGAGTGCCCATCAATGCCCACTGGAGTTGGCCAGTGGAGGCAGCAGCCCATGGCACTGAGAGGGAAGGCCATGGACTAGACTGTTCCAATCACTGCCAGAGCCAGTTGCCATCTCAGCCACAAGCCCAGGGCCTCGTGGCCACCCTTGCTGGGCTGTGCCCTGCCCTCCTTAAAGGTTGTGAACGAGCTCCCCACTGGGGCACCCCTGACCAGCTCACTCTTCTTTTGTCTGCCCTGGCCCTGATGCTGGGGTTTGAGATATCAGAACTCACCGGAAACCACCCTAAGCAGAGATCACTCTGGCTGCCATGCCCCAGAACCTCCCTTGGTTGGGAGCAGAGCAGTGCCCAGAGCCCAGAACCCGGTTTgagtatgatcttggctctcaAGGGACAGGCCAGAGTGCCTCCAGGGGAAGGGGGCTGCCCAGGCAGTGGGGGTTCAGAGGTCCCCTGGGACCCGCCCAGCTGACCCAGGCCTAGGGTGATCCGGAAGGGGAgctgccctcctcctccctgggctcaggagagGCTGTAAAGGCAGCTCCTGGGGTGCATCTGTGCTGCAGAGACAACTTCAGAATCAAGTCAAAGGACAGAGAGGAGCCAGATTCAGGCACCCGTGTGACCCTCACAGGTCTCTTCAAGCTCCAGGCCCCACTCCCTGTGACACAGGTGGGAAGCTCTTGAAAGCCTCCCTGATGGGAGGGGCCGCACTCACAGACAGCACAGGGGCCTCCAGGCTCCAGGGCCCAGAGCCCGGCTACTCACCTGTGATGGACAAGAAAGGGTCCCTGTCTCAGGAAGGTAGAGGCTGCCACCTCCTGGCCCAAGGACACAGCCTCCCAGAGGAGGGGCCTGCTTCTAAGTCCAAGTCCCACCCCAGCCGGATAACCAGGGGCAACTGCCCAGGTAAACTGAGACAGCAGCAGCAGGCAAGCCAGTGCAGAGCTGGGTGACCCACAGTTTCATGAGCGGTGGCAGGTGGAACAAGGGTGTCATGGGCGGAGGGCTGGGCAGCTGCAGGTGGCATCCCTGAGCCAGGGGCCTCCTGGTGGGTAAGGACGTTGTGGAGCGAGCTGGCGCACCTGGGACCCAGGAATTcacaggaaggagagaggaaaaaggaagtctctGGCGGGTAAACACCGtcacatatgcatgcatacacatcCACACCTGCACACGCGTCCACACCTGTACACGCGTCCATGCCTGCACATGCATCCACACCCGATCTCTTCCCTGGAAATAAAGCCAGGGGACCCTAGGCCAGCTTGCAGTGGGGCCCAGCCCTTAGGACAGGCTCCTTGGTGGGGTAGAGGTGAGGACAGCTGTCCTCCTGGGCCAGCTCCTTGGGGCTGAACCCGCGCTCTAGCAGCCTTCCAGGCTCCCGGGGGCTGGCACCACCTCCAGAGTAGGTGAGCAGGGCTGTGTGGGGTGGGCATGGGTGTGTGAGGATAGGCAGGGCtgtgtggggtgggcaggggcatGTGGGGTTGGCAAGGGTGTGTGGGGTGGActggggtgtgtggggtgggcagggctgtgtgGGGTTTacaggggtgtgtggggtggacaggggtgtgtggggtgggcaggggtgtgtggggtgggcagggatGTGTGGGGTTTgcaggggtgtgtggggtgggcaggggtgtgTGGGGTTTGCAGGGGTGTATGCGGTGGACAGGGGTGTGTGGGGTTTgcaggggtgtgtggggtgggcagggctgtgtgGGGTTTGCAGGGCTGTGtgaggtgggcaggggtgggcagGGGTGTGTGGCGTGCACAGGGATGTGTGGGGTTTgcaggggtgtgtggggtgggcaggggtgggcagGCGTGTGTGGGGTTTGCAGGGGTGTGTGCGGTGGACAGGGAtgtgtggggtgggcaggggtgtgtggggtgggcaggggtgtgGGGGTTTGCAGGGGTGTGGGGGGGGgcaggggtgtgtggggtgggcagggctgtgtgGGGTTTgcaggggtgtgtggggtgggcaggggtgtgTGGAGTGGgcaggggtgtgtggggtgggcaggggtgtgTGGAGTGGGCAGGGGTGTatggggtgggcaggggtgtgtggggtggacAGGGGTGTGGGGTGGACGGGGTGTGTGGGGTGGacaggggtgtgtggggtggacAGGGGTGTGGGGTGGACGGGGATGTGTGGGGTGGACAGGGGTGTGGGGTGGacaggggtgtgtggggtggacaggggtgtgtggggtggacaggggtgtgtggggtggacAGGGGTGTGGGGTGGacaggggtgtgtggggtgggcaggggtgtgtggggtggacaggggtgtgtggggtggacAGGGGTGTGGGGTGGacaggggtgtgtggggtggacaggggtgtggggtgggcagggatgtgtggggtgggcaggggtgtgtggggtgggcagggatgtgtggggtgggcaggggtgtgtggggtgggcagggatgtgtggggtgggcaggggtgtgtggggtgggcaggggtgggcagGCGTGTGTGGGGTTTGCAGGGGTGTGTGCGGTGGACAGGGAtgtgtggggtgggcaggggtgtgtggggtgggcaggggtgtgGGGGTTTGCAGGGGTGTGTGGGGGGgcaggggtgtgtggggtgggcagggctgtgtgGGGTTTgcaggggtgtgtggggtgggcaggggtgtgTGGAGTGGgcaggggtgtgtggggtgggcaggggtgtgtggggtgggcaggggtgtgtggggtgggcaggggtgtgtggggtggacAGGGGTGTGGGGTGGACGGGGTGTGTGGGGTGGacaggggtgtgtggggtggacAGGGGTGTGGGGTGGACGGGGTGTGTGGGGTGGACAGGGGTGTGGGGTGGACGGGGATGTGTGGGGTGGACAGGGGTGTGGGGTGGacaggggtgtgtggggtggacaggggtgtgtggggtggacaggggtgtgtggggtggacAGGGGTGTGGGGTGGACAGGGGTGTGGGGTGGacaggggtgtgtggggtgggcaggggtgtgtggggtggacaggggtgtgtggggtggacAGGGGTGTGGGGTGGACAGGGATGTGTGGGGTGGACGGGGTGTGTGGGGTGGACAGGGATGTGTGGGGTGGACGGGGTGTGTGGGGTGGACAGGGATGTGTGGGGTGGacaggggtgtgtggggtggacaggggtgtgtggggtggacaggggtgtgtggggtgggcaggggtgtgtggggtggacggggtgtgtggggtgggcaggggtgtgtggggtggacaggggtgtgtggggtggacGGGGAtgtgtggggtgggcaggggtgtgtggggtgggcagggatgtgtggggtgggcaggggtgtgtggggtgggcagggatgtgtggggtgggcaggggtgtgtggggtgggcagCAGCCTCACAGTGGCTTCCCCTCAACAAGCCACTTCCTCTTGCAGAGGGGGTGTTGGGGTGGGAGGGTGTGGCCCAGCAAAAGGCGTGGGGGTTCCCCTGGCTCCCTGCCCCTGCTGGTGGGGCACAGGGAGGGGGGCTGTGGTCAGACCTGGTCTCTGGAGGGCCAGCCTAGGGTTCCCGTCCACCTGTCCGGGAGTTTGACGCCACTTTGAGATGACAAGTGAGGCCACCTGGGCACAGCGCTGGTGTGAGAAGGTGCCCACCAGGACAGGTCAAGAACCCAGGCCTGCCCTGCTCCAATTCTTCAGACCTGGCGAAGAGGCACCCCATAAGCGGGTGGTGTTCCAGGCCTGCCTCACCAGCtccagggaggtcaaggttggAGAAAGAATTCCAGGGATGAGCCGGACATAGCCAAGAGCAGTTCATCTTCCCTGGAGAGGACAAGCTGGCCACTTGCACAGCCCGGGGGCCTCCAGCCTCTAGACCTGGTACCTTCACTCTTGCTGCCACCCCTAGATCCATACCTGTGCCCCAGCCTGAGCCACACCTAGGCCTCCAGCTGAAGTGACACTGTGGGTACCAGGCATCTGAGGTCTCCACAAGCCCCCACAGACTCAGGGTGGGAATTCCTGGGGGCCAGGGTTGCAGAAGGTGCTGCCGGGGGGAGCTGGGCTGGACAGGGGTCCTGGTTGTCCCTGCTTCTccgaagagggagggaggaggtggcctGAGCAGTTCCTCCAGCAGCACTCCTGAGTGGGCAGCAGCTGGGCCCTCTTCCCACAGCCACGCTGGGGTTGCCATGCCTGCAGGTCTCGGGGGTCCCCTCCCCCTCGCTGTGGTGCCGACCAAATGTAGGAGGAGCAATTCCAGCACCGAGGGGCGAGCAGAGCGCCCCTGGGAGGGCCTGGAGTGGTCCCTGAACGGTGGACTCACCTGGAGCATCTTCACACTCTTCAGGCCCACGGAAACCCTGCCTGTATTGGGGCGGCAGCGCTGCCCCCACCCATGGGTAATGACACGGCTTTGTGTAACAAATTCGAGGTTTACAAAGCCT
Above is a genomic segment from Chlorocebus sabaeus isolate Y175 chromosome 1, mChlSab1.0.hap1, whole genome shotgun sequence containing:
- the C1H11orf21 gene encoding uncharacterized protein C11orf21 homolog; the encoded protein is MGRAGCGMQRKQCLGKRSAVPRWPHLSSQSGVKLPDRWTGTLGWPSRDQEAPGSGMPPAAAQPSAHDTLVPPATAHETVGHPALHWLACCCCLSLPGQLPLVIRLGWDLDLEAGPSSGRLCPWARRWQPLPS